The Sinomonas sp. P10A9 genome contains the following window.
AAGAAGATGTTCGGGCTCTTCCCGCCGAGCTCGAGGGTGACGGGGATGAGGTTCTGGGACGCGTACTGCATGATAAGCCGACCCGTGGTGGTCTCGCCGGTGAAAGCGATCTTGCGGATCCGCGGGGACGAGGCGAGCGGCTTGCCGGCCTCGACGCCGAAGCCGTTCACGACGTTGAGGACGCCCGCCGGGAGGAGGTCGGAGATGAGCTCGGCCAGGACGAGGATGCTCGCCGGGGTCTGCTCGGCGGGCTTGAGCACGACGGCGTTTCCGGCCGCGAGCGCGGGGGCGAGCTTCCACGTGGCCATGAGGAGCGGGAAGTTCCACGGGATGATCTGGCCGACCACGCCCAGCGGCTCGTGGAAGTGGTACGCCGTCGTGTTCTCGTCGATCTGGGAGAGCGAGCCCTCCTGGGCGCGGATCGCGCCGGCGTAGTAGCGGAAGTGGTCGACGGCGAGCGGGAGGTCTGCGGCGAGCGTCTCGCGGACGGGCTTGCCATTGTCCCAGGTCTCGGCGACGGCGAGCAGCTCGAGGTTCTCCTCGATGCGGTCCGCGATGCGGTGGAGGATGAGAGCGCGCTCGGCGACGGAGGTCTTGCCCCAGCCCGGGGCGGCCTTGTGCGCGGCGTCGAGGGCGAGCTCGATGTCCGCGGCCTGCGAGCGGGCCACCTCGCAGAACACCTTGCCGGTGACGGGGGTGACGTTCTCGAAGTACTCCCCGGCCACCGGGGCGACCCACTCGCCGCCGATGAAGTTCTCGTACCGGTCCTTGAAGGTGACCTTGCTGCCCTCGGTGCCCGGGAACGCGTAGACGGTCATGGCGAAACTCCTTTGTCTCTGTGGTGTCTGGCCTGGGGCCAATGGCTCCGGCTCTGGGCCGGCTCTGTCATCGTGGAACCGGTGTTGCACCGAGCGTAGGAGGGTGGGGGTTGCGGACGCGTTGCAACGATGTGGCGCGGCTCACAGTCAAGGATTCTCAGGTTGCACTCAGTTAACTTCCATGTTGTTTTAAGTTCTTCAAGGTAGAGGCGATTGGTTTCCCCCGCTCACTAGAGTCGCTTCGCGGCGCCATTCCGGCGCCGGTCCAAGCACCTTGGAGGGAACCATGAAGCGCACGATTGCTGCGCTCGCTTCGGCCTGCGCGGTCGGGGCGATCATCGCCACGTCGGTTGGGGCCGGCACGGCCGAGCCTGCCTCTGCCGCTCCGGCCGGGAACGACGGCCGCATCAAGAATGTCATCTACCTGCTCGGCGACGGCATGGGCCGTACCCACGTCACCGCAGGGCGCGAGCGGTTCTACGGAGCCAACGGCCGCCTGGTCATGGAGACCCTGCCGTCGCACGGCTTCGTGAGCACCTACGCGGTCGAGAAGAAGTCCGGCCAGCCGGGACAGGCGGACTTCGCCCCGAACTACGTCACAGACTCGGCCTCCGCCGCGACCGCGTGGTCCTCGGGTGTCAAGACGTACAACGCGGCGCTTGGTGTGGACGCCAAGGGCACGTCGGTTCCGACCGTCATGGAGATGGCCAAGCAGGCCGGCTACCGCACGGGCAACGTCAGCACCGCGGAGATCACGGACGCGACCCCCGCCGGCCAGATGAGCCACGCCCTCGCACGCGGCTGCCAGGGCCCGGTCTACTCGGCGAAGTCCTGCCAGGACACGGCCGTGACCGGCGGGGAACTGCCCACGAGTGACCTGCGCGTCACCCCGATCGCCAAGCAGATCGCCCGCAACGGCACGGCTGACGTGATCCTCGGCGGCGGCCTGAGCCGCTTCGACACCACGGACGAGAAGGCACTGCGCGATCAGGGCTACGACGTCCTCGGCTCCCCGAAGGACCAGACGGTCGCGACGAAGGCCGACCTCGCCAACGCCCAGGGCGGCAAGGTCTTCGGGCTCTTCAACAAGGGCAACCTCACGGTCGAGAAGTCGAAGCAGGACAACCCGTCGTCGGCCGAGGCCAAGGAGCCCACGCTCGCAGAGATGACCACGAAGTCCATCGAGCTGCTCGGCAAGGACGGTGGGAAGGGCAACGGCTTCTACCTCCAGGTCGAGGGCGCGCTCATCGACAAGCGCTCGCACGCGAACGACGCCGCTCAGACGCTCGAGGAGATCAAGGCGTTCGACGACGCGGTCGCCGCGGCGCTCGACTTCGCCAAGAAGGACGGGCACACGCTCGTCGTGGTCACGGCGGACCACGAGTGCGCCGGATTCAACATCATCGAGAAGGGCAGCTTCACGAACGCCGAGGCCGCCAACCCGCCGGTGAACGTGGACAGTGGCAACACCGCCAACAACTCCACGCCGAGCCGCGCGGGCGGCAACACGAAGGACGCGACCCGCTCGACCGGCATCGTCAACGGCGCCGGTGCGGCCGACCCGCACAACTTCGCCCCGGCGACGTTCCGCAGCGCTGACGATCCGGCCGGCGTCAAGGACGGTTCGAAGGAGGCCAGCCTGTGGCTGACCTACCTCTCCGGCAACCACACGGGCGCCGACGTTCCGATCTACTCCTACGGCGCGGGCTCCGAGAAGCTGCAGGGCACGGTGGACAACACCGACCTCTTCGGCATCGTCGCGGACGCCCTCCGGCTCCGCTGATCTCCTGATCCGCTGATCTCCCCGACAGGGGGCGGCTCGGGCCGCCCCCTGTCCCCCTTCTCCAGCCCAAGGACCATCGTGAAACCCCTCCTCGTCCCCGCCTTCGTGGCCGCCGCTCTCCTCGCCGGGTGCTCGTCCACCCCTGCCCAGCCCAGCGAACCGGCGCCGCGGCCGGTGTCCGTCCAGACTCAACTACCCGGGCTCACGGCCCCCGCCGGCGAGCCGGACCTCCCCTCGCTCGAGGACACCAGCCCGCAGCCCGGACAGGCCGTCCGCGCCGCGGGCCCCTTCGACAACCGCTTCGAGATCGATGGCCTCGTCTTCGACGGCAAGAGCGTCGCGGGCGCCGTCCGGATCACCTCGGACGTGAGCGACCTGCTCGAGCTCGTCGTCATTGCAGGCTTCTACGACGCCGGCGGCCAGCTCGTCAGCACTGGGCGGTTCGAGCACCATACCGACGCCGATGCCGGGCACCAGCACGCGGGCCCGCCGAGCGAGATCGAGGAGTTCACCATCGCACTCCCGGCCGAAGCCGCCGGCAAGGCCGTCTCTGCCGCCGTCGGCGTGCCGGTGCTGGTCAACGAGTAGGCGGCTCGTCCATGGGCTCGGCACCGGCGTGAGGCGAGGTAGGAGCATACGGTGCCTGCCGATGGGCCCTTCCTTTGTCCGGTGCCCGTCAACCAGACTGTAGCCATGTCGATCCTGCCGCAGATCAGCCTCCGCACCCCGCTCCCCTTCGACATCCTCAGCGCCCAAGTGGTGGTGGCCGGGCTCGGCTCCGCCTTCGAGGGCGTGTACGGATCCGTGGTCGTGCGCGACGCCGCGGGCCACGTCGTCGCCGAGTCCAACCTCATGGGCGGGGGCAACGGGTTCTCGCTGTTCCACAACGCCTTCGGCCTCGGCTCGCCCACAACGCCTGAGGGCACCGTGACCGTCCAGGGGACCAACCCGAGCGGGCTGCCCGAGAACGCCGTTTCGGTGACGGTGCCGGTCACGTTCGGGCGGACGCTCATGGGCGGGACGTACTCCGGCTTCACGCTGCACACCGTGGTCCCGGGCGACACACTCTCGGGGCTTGCGGACCAGTTCTACGGCGACGGCAGCAAATATGGGCTCATCTTCACGGCCAACCGGGACATCCTGTTCGACCCCAACGTCATCTACGTGGGGGAAGCTCTGCGGATCCCGCTCGCCTGATGGCGCATTTCTCCGGCTCCGTCACGATCGCACGCGCGCCCGAGGACGTGTTCGACTTCGTGGCCGACGAGCGCAACGAGCCGCGCTACAACCCCGAGATGACGACCGTCCAGAAGCTCACCGACGGGCCGATCGGCGTCGGCACGCGCTGGCGCGCTACCGTCGTGTCCCGAGGGCGTCCGCTGTCCATGGAGATCGAGGTGACGGAGTTCTCGCGCCCGGCAAGGCTGGGAAGCGTCACCCGCATGACGACGGCGCGCATCACCGGGGCGCTCACGTTCGCTCCCGCTGCGGGCGGCACCTTGATGAGCTGGTCCTGGAACCTTGAGCCGAAGGGCGCGATGCGGCTGCTCGGTCCCGTGTTCGGGGCCGTGGGGCGAAAGCAGGAGGAGCGGATCTGGCGTTCGCTCAAGCAGCTGCTCGAGGGAGAGGCACCGTCATGACGTTTCACATTTCGCTCCCGAGGATCATGAAGGTCGGCGCGGGCGCAATCCGGGAGCTCGGCGAGACTGTCCAGGACCTGGGGGCCGCTAGGCCCCTCGTCGTCACCGACCCGTTCATGAAGGAGTCCGGGACGGTCGACGCCGCCTTGGAGTCCCTCCGCGGCGCGGGACTCGAGACCGCGCTGTACGCCGAGAGCGTCCCCGATCCGACCACGGATTCGCTCGAATCGGGCCTCGCCGCCGTGAGGGAGCATGGCGCAGACCTCCTGGTCGGCTTCGGCGGCGGCAGTTCCATCGACACGGCCAAAGCGCTGGGCTTCCTGGCCCTCAACGACGGCCCGATGCGCAACTACAAGGCGCCCCGGAACAACACGGGCCCGGCCCTCCCGGTCCTCGCCGTGCCGACGACGGCGGGCACCGGCTCCGAGGCCACCCAGTTCACGATCATCAGCGATTCCGAGACCGACGAGAAGATGCTCTGCACCGGACCATCGTTCCTTCCGATCGCGGCGATCGTCGACTACGAGCTGACACTCTCGATGCCCGGGCGCCTGAGCGCGGACACCGGCGTCGACGCGCTCACGCACGCGATCGAGGCCTACGTGAGCCGCCGGGCCAACCCGTTCTCCGACGGCTTCGCACTGTCCGCGATGACCGCCATCGGGGCAAACCTCCGCGAGGTGTACAAGGACGGGTCGAACCGGCAGGCCCGCGAGGCGATGATGCTCGCGGCCACGCAGGCCGGCATCGCCTTCTCCAACTCGAGTGTGGCACTCGTCCACGGCATGAGCCGGCCGATCGGTGCCCACTTCCATGTGGCCCATGGCCTCGCCAACGCGATGCTCTTCCCCGCCGTCACCGAGTTCTCCGTCTCCGGCGCCGAGGCACGTTATGCGGACTGCGCCCGGGCGCTCGGCGTGGCAGGCGAGGTCGACGGCGATGCTGCCGCCGCCCTGACGCTCGTCGCCGAACTCAAGGCGCTCAACGAGGACCTCGCCGTACCCACGCCGAAGTCGCGCGGCATCAGCCGCGACGACTGGGAGCGGGCGGTGCCGGTCATGGCACAGCAGGCCCTGGCTTCGGGCTCTCCGGCCAACAACCCAGTGGTGCCGAGCGCGTCCGAGATCGAGGAGCTGTATTCGGCGATCTACGGCTGAGTCCTCCCCGCGAAGGACAACCGGCGCGGCTCACGGCCGGGGCGGGATGTTCTGGTTGACGTGGAAGAAGTTCTCCGGGTCCCACGTGGCCTTGAGCGCCGTGAGGCGGCGGAACTTCTCCGCCCCGTAGGCCTCGAACACGCGGTTCGCACCCTCCTGGCCGAGGAAGTTGACGTAAACGCCCGTCGCGAGGCGGTGGAGCTGATCCCAGAGGTCGCGGGTCCAGCCGACGTGGTCGACGATGGGCGTGCTCGCGTTCCAGCGGGTGTTGATGTTGACCAGGGCAGCGGCGCTCCTGTTGCCGTAGGCGCTGAAGTCCTCCGGTGTGCGGGCGAGGACGCCTCCGAAGCCTACGATCTTGATGTCAGAGGCGGGCGACGTGAACGACTTCCCGGCCTCGACGAGGGTGCCGACGGCGGCGTCGTCGAGGCCCGTGAGGTAGTCGGCCTTCCAGTAGTTCTCGGCGCCCGGGGCCCAGTACCGGTCCTGGGCCTTCTGGAACGCGGTGTAGGGTTTCGGTCCGAACGCGTCCACGGCGGGGCGGCCCAGCGAGCGCAGGGGCGCGAGGGCGGACTCGGCGTCCTTGGGCGCGCCGATCCACATGAGGCTCAGCGACAGGACCGGCTGGCCCCACAGGTGCTCGGGGAACGGCGGATCGGGGGGCGCGGTGCGCAGGACTGCGACCGACATCGCCTCGTCGCGCAGGCCTCCGATCGCCGCGGCCCATCCGGACAGGACATCGTGTGCCTGGTCAATCGGATAGATGAGCGGGCCGGCGATGACCTCGGGGCCGACGTCGTGCAGCGCGTACTCGAAGGACGTCGCCACGCCGAAGTTCCCGCCGCCACCGCGCAGGCCCCAGAAGAGCTCCGGGTCCGACTCGGCGTCGACCGTCCTCGCATCCCCCGATGCGGTCACGATGTCCACCGAGCGGAGGTTGTCCGACGCCGTCCCGTGGCGCCGCGATATCCAGCCGAACCCGCCCCCAAGAGTGAATCCCGCGATGCCCGTCGTGGACATGACCCCACCCGGGGTGGCAAGGCCGAACGCCTGGGCCTCGTGGTCGAACACGCCCCACGTGACGCCCGCCTGGACTCGGGCCCTCTTGGCCGCAGGGTCGATGCGGACGCCTTGGAGCGCCCGGAGGTCGAGGACCAACCCGTCGTCGCACGTGCCGAGGCCTGCCACGTTGTGCCCGCCTGCCCGCACTGCGAGCGTGAGGCCCTGCTCTGCGGCGAAGCGGACGCCCTCACGGACGTCGGCGGCACCGGCGCATTGAAGGATCGCCGCGGGATGTCGTTGGATCGAGGCATTCCAGACCTGGCGCACCCCGTCATAGTCGGGGCTGTCCGGAAGGACCACGCGGCCGCGGCTGCGTGACTGGAGGCGGCTGAAGTCGACGGGCATAGCGGATCGTCCCTTCGTGGGTTCCTCCCTCCGCGCACCATCGTCCCGCCTGAACGGGCGGCGCGCAACGGGCGGAGGCAGCCTCAGGCCGCCGGGCCCACCTCGATGTCCCGCCCCGCCAGCCGCCACTCGAGCATCCCGTCCTCGAGCCGGCGCGCGGCGCGGCCATGGGAGCGGAGGACGTCGACGGCGTCGTACGCCATGACGCAGTAGGCGCCGCGGCAGTAGGCCACGATGTCGGCACCGGTGGGGAGCTCGGCGAGGCGCGTCTCGAGCTCCCCGAGCGGGATCGAGACGGCTCCCGGCACGTGGCCCGCGCGGTACTCATCGGACGGCCGGACATCCAGGACCGTGACCTCCCCCGCGGAGGCCCGCTCGGCGAGCTGCTCTCGCGTGAGCCCCTCCTCGGTGGCCCGTGGGCCCGCGAGCCTCAGGTACGCGACCCGGCGGGGCTCGACGTCGGCCACCCGCTGCTGTGCGACGCCGCGCAGCAGCGCGTACAGCCGCAGCACGTCCGGCCCGGCGACCCCGTAGAAGATCTTCGTGCCCTCGCGGCGGGTGACCACAAGCCCCGCCTGCCGTAGCGCCTGGAGATGCGCGGACGCCGTCGAAAGCCCGAGCCCCGCCGCGTCAGCGAGCGCCTCGACGCTCCGCTCCCCCTGCGTCAGCAGGTCCAGGAGCTCGAGCCTCTTGCCGTTGGCGAGGGCCTTGCCCACGCGCGCGAACTCCTCGAACAGAGCTGCCTTGTCGGCGCGCCTGCCGGTCTGCGTTCCTGCGCCCACCTGCTCCTCCTTGTTTCTCCAAAGATCTGCGCTTCTCCAAAGATCCATGTAATACTGGATCAAGTCTATTCCATGTTTCTTTGGAGAACCACCCGTGAAGACCCCCACAGCACCGGCCCTGGGCCTCAGGCAGAACCTCTCGCAGTTCATGCTCCTCGTCGCTGTCAACGCTCTCGTCGGCGGAACGCTCGGACAGGAGCGCACGGTCCTGCCGCTGCTCGCGACGCACACGTTCAACCTCGGCCTCTACACGAGCGCGCTGACGTACATCCTCGCGTTCGGCCTGTCCAAGGCCGCGATGAACTACTTTGCGGGCACCCTCTCGGACCGCTTCGGGCGCAAGCCCGTGCTCGTGGCGGGCTGGATCGTCGCGATCCCCGTGCCACTCATGCTCATCTTCGGCCCGACCTGGGGTTGGATCGTGGCAGCGAACGTGCTCCTCGGCATCAGCCAGGGCCTCACATGGTCCACCACCGTGGTCATGAAGATGGACCTCGTCGGCCCGAAGCAGCGCGGCCTCGCAATGGGCTTCAACGAGGCGGCCGGGTACCTCGGCGTCGCGCTCACTGCCCTCGCGACCGGCTACATCGCCGCCGAGTACGGCCTGCGGCCGGGCCCGTTCCTCGTTGGCGCAGCGTACATCGCCCTGGGCCTCGGGCTCTCGGTCCTGAGAGTCCGCGAGACGCACCACCACGCCAAGGTCGAGGCCGCCCAGCACGTCTCCTCACACGATGCCGCCCACGGGAACCTCACCAACGGACAGGTCTTCGCGCTCACGAGCTTCAAGGACCGTTCGCTCTCCGCCGTGAGCCAGGCCGGTCTGGTCAATAACCTCAACGACGGTCTCGCGTGGGGACTCTTCCCCGTCCTGTTCGCCTCGGCCGGGCTGAGTCTCGGGCAGATCGGTATCCTCGCCGCCGTTTACCCGGCTGTGTGGGGCGCGGGGCAGCTCGTGACTGGCGCCGCGTCGGACAAGTACGGGCGCAAGTGGCTCATCGCCGCCGGCATGGTGGTGCAGGCCGTGGGCCTCGGGATGGTCGCCGCCGGTGACAGCTTCGGGATCTGGCTCGCCGCCGCCGTGCTGCTCGGGCTGGGCACGGCGATGGTCTACCCGACCCTGCTCGCCGCCATCGGCGACGTCGCGCACCCCACGTGGCGCGCCCGGTCGGTGGGCATCTACCGCCTGTGGCGCGACGGAGGCTTCGCGGTAGGCGCGCTCCTCTCCGGAATTCTCGCCGACCTCTATGGCCTGCCGGCCGCGATCGCCGCAGTGGGGGCTCTCACGGCACTTTCCGGTATTGTCGTCGCGGTCCGGATGCGCGGGAATGACCACGTGGCCGCGTAGTCCCGGACGAAGCACCCCGCGGGCACTGCGACGCACGACGGCGGGTGCCCGCCCGCCGTCGTGCGTCACCTTTGAATCAGATCACCGAGGCGGCGTCGCGGTCGTGGTCCGCTGAGCGCCAGCCCTGCCGGTGGAGTCGCTCGACGCCGGCGAGCAGGAGGTCGATGCCGAACTCGAACTCGAACCGGTCGTCGCAGCCCGATCCCACCACCGTCCCCGGATCGTGGGGGCGGCTCATCGCGACGGCCACGATGCCCGGGTACGTCGCCATCATGTACTGCGCCACCTCGGGCGGAAGCTCCTCGGCCTGCGCGGGGCTCGTCTCGTGGAGCTCCTGGGTGAATCCGAAGATCCGGCTGCCGAGCGTGTGCATGACGTGGTGGACGAGGTCCGCCGACAGACCCCCGGCGAGGAACATGCGGATCGTCGAGTCCGTGTAGGCGAGGACCACCGGGGTGGGCGCGGATTGGGCCTCCAGGACGCGGCGCGCCCACGGATGCCGGAGCATGACGTCGCGGGCGGAGAGGATCCGTCGGCGCACGTTCGCAAGCCAGTCCGGACCATCCTGCGGCGGCTCGATCTCTCCGATCACGGAATCGACCATTCCGTTGAGGAGCTCGTCCTTGCTGGCGACGTGCTTGTAGAGCGCCATCGGAACGACACCGAGGGCCTGGGCGAGCTTCCGCATGCTGATCGCCTCGAGCCCGGCGTCGTCTGCGAGCGCTACGGCTGCGAGCAGCACACGCTCTCGGTTGAGCGGTTCCCTGTGCCCTGAGTCATCTGCCATGACCAGATCCCAGTCTTCCTTCTGCCGATTGACAAGTGTACAGCGTACACCTATCGTTGAGATATAGAAGGTGTACGCCGTACACCTCACTCAGGATCTCAACCTCAGGAACGGGATTACCATGGTCTCGACACGGCGCACGGCAATCGTCATCGGCACGTCCTTCCTCATCACGCACGTCACGTCGGTCGTGGGCATGGTGCTCTACGGCCCGATCCTGACGAGCACCGACTACACCGCGCACCTCTCCGGCCCCGGCGCGAGCGGCGGCGCGCTCCTCGGGACGCTGCTCGAGGTGATCCTCTCCCTCGCGATCGTGGGGACTGGCGTGGCCTTCTTCCCTGTGATCAGGCGGCTCGGTGAGGGGATGGCCCTCGGCTACGCGGCACTGCGCACACTCGAGGCGGCCGTCATCGCCGTCGGCGTCACGCCGCTCATCGCGGCCATCGCACTCGCCCAGGCACCCGAGGCGGCCGGGACCGCCGGGCTCGTCCAAGCCCTCGCGGCCGTGCACAACTGGACGTTCATCGTGGGCCCCGGCCTCATCTGCCCGGCGAACACCGTGGTGCTCGCCGCGGTCCTGTTCCGCTCCCGGCTCGTGCCCCGCGTGATCCCAGTCCTCGGCCTCGTGGGCGGCCCGCTCGTCTTAGCCCTGAACGCGTGGCAGGTCCTCGCCCTCACTCCGCAGGCGCCGGGCTGGACCGCGCCAGCCGTCGTGCCAATCTTCGCGTGGGAGGTCAGCCTGGCCGTGTACCTGATCGTCAAGGGATTCCGCCCCACGCCGGCCCAGAGCGACCGAGTCGTCGAGGCAGTGCCCGCCTGATCGACGGTCAGAACCAAAGGGGTGGCCGCCCGCCGTCGTGCACTCTGCCCTGGCCCTTCTCCTTCCAGACTATGGGCGCCCCGGGGGCTTCCGGCAAGGGCCTCGCACGTGCTGACATTGCTGGCTGTGGAGACTGTGGAGAGCCATCAGGTGGTGATCGCGGGCGGCGGCCCGACGGGGCTCATGCTCGCGGCCGAGCTCGCGCTGGCGGGGACGGACGCGGTGATCGTCGAGAGGCGCGCGGACCAGGAGGTCGAAGGGGCCCGGGCTGGCGGCGTGCACTCCCGCACGCTCGAGGTCTGGGACCAGCGCGGCGTCGCAGAACGGTTCCTCGCGGCGGGGAAGACCATGCAGATCACGGGCTTCGCCGGGGATCCCGCTGGACATGAGCGACTTCCCCACCCGCCACCCGTACAGCCTCGCACTGCGCCAGAGGGACATCGAACGCATCCTGGCCGGCTGGGTCCTCGACGAGCTCGGCGTCCCGATCCTGCGCGGGCGCGAAGTGACGGGCTTCGCGCAGGAGGCGGGCGGCGTCGTCGTGCGCCTCTCCGACGGCCCGACGCTCGAGGCGGATTACCTCGTCGGGTGCGACGGCGGCCGCAGCCTCGTGCGCAGGGAGGCTGGCATCAGGTTCCCCGGCTGGGACCCATCGGTGAGCTCGCTCATCGCCGAGGTGGAGGTCGACGAGCGGCCCGAGCCGAGCCTGCGCTACACCGAGGAGGGCACGCAGGCCGTCGGGCCGATCGGCGACGGGAGCAAGGTGCGGGTCGTCGTGACCGAGAGGTACGAGGGAAATGAGGGAGGGACGGCGCGGGGCGAGCCGACCCTCGACGACGTGCGGCGCGCGCTCGTTGCGCACTGGGGCAACGACTTCGGCGTGCACAGCCCCTCGTGGATCTCGCGGTTCACCGACATGACGCGGCAGGCCGAGGCCTACCGGGCTGGCCGCGTCCTGCTCGCGGGCGACGCCGCGCACATCCACTACCCGGTGGGCGGGCAGGGCCTCGGCACCGGCGTGCAGGATGCCGTGAACCTGGGCTGGAAGCTCGCGCAGGTGGTCAAGGGGGTCTCGCCGGAGACCCTGCTGGACACCTACCACACGGAGCGCCACCCGGTTGCTGCCCGGGTGCTGCAGAACACCATGGCCCAGACCGCGCTCACCCGGCGCGACGCTCGAATGGACGCCCTCCGGGGAACCATGGCCGAGCTCCTCGGCATGGACGAGCCACGCCGGCGGTTCGCCGGGATGATCTCCGGCCTCGACATCCAGTACGACCTCGGCCCCGCTGGCTCCAGCCCTGGGCACCCGCTCGTGGGCCGTAGGATGCCGGATCTCGATCTGGCCACTGCGGCCGGGCCTCGGCGGGTGTTCGAACTGCTCCACGCGGCCCGGCCGGTGCTGTTGGGCTTCGGCACTGCCTTCGGTGCCGCGCCGCGGGCAGAGCAGGTGCGGGTTGTCGCGGCGACGCACACCCTGGCGCACGACGGCGCGTGGCAGCTTCCGGTCCTCGGCCCTGTTCCGGCCCCGGAGGCAGTCCTGATCCGGCCGGACGGCTACGTCGCATGGGCCGGATCCGCCGGGTCCCCAGAGGTGGGGCTGCGCGAGGCGCTGGGCCGTTGGTTCGGCCCTGGCGCCGCTGCGCAGAAACCGACGCTGAGCTGACCTGGAGGTCAGCTCAGCGGAACGGTCTCCTCCCACCCCCGCACCATCGAAGCTTGCCGTCGTACGCCCACGGAACAGGCCCCTCGGGCCAGCCCTCAGGCGACCTGAGCGGTGAGGCCGACGGCCTGGATGGCCTTGGCTGCGGCGGTCTCGTCATTGTCCGAGGTGTCGCCGCTGATGCCGACTGCACCCTCGACCGCGCCGTCGTCGCCGCGGACGATCACTCCGCCCGGCACCGGGATGAGACGCCCGCCCAGGGCCGCGGCCGCAGCGCTGATGAAGTAGGCCTGCTGCTCTGCCCGCTCCATGAGAGCCCGTGAACCCATGCCCAGGGCGAGGGCCCCGTACGCCTTGCCGTGCGCGATCTCGAAGCGGTTGTTCGAGGCGCCGTCTTCCCGCGCCGCGGCCACCACGTGGCCGCCGGCGTCGAGCACCACGACGGTCAGCGGCTTGAAGCCGTGCTGCCGTCCCACGGCGAGCGCCTCGTCGACCACACTGCGGGCCGTGGCGAGCCCGATGCTCACGAGGCGCTCCGGACCAGGACGTCGGCCTGCTTCTGCGCCGCGCGGTGGCGGTGCAGGATCGGCTCGGTGTAGCCGGAGGGCTGGCTGGCGCCGTCGAGCACGAGATCGCGCGCCGCGAGGAAGGCCTCGGAGTCGAACGAGGGCGCCATGGGCACGTAGGTCAGGTCCGAGGCATTCTGCTCGTCGACCACGGCAGCCATGCGCCGCAGCGCGTCCTCCACCTGCGCCCTGGTGATGATGCCGTGCAGGAGCCAGTTGGAGACGTGCTGGGAGCTGATGCGGCACGTGGCGCGGTCCTCCATGAGGGGGGTGCCCTCGATGTCGGGGACCTTGGAGCAGCCCACGCCGGCGCTCACCCAGCGCACCACATAGCCGAGCGTGCTCTGGATGTTGTTGTCCAGCTCGTTGCGGCGGGCCTCGTCGTCCCACTCGGCCGGATTGCCGAGCGGAAGGGTGAGCAGCTGGCGGAGCGTGGACCGCCGGCCCGCGCCCAGTTCGGCCTGCCGCGCGTCCACGTCGACCTGATGGTAGTGGATGGCGTGCAGGGTCGCAGCGGTCGGGGAGGGGACCCACGCGCAGTTGGCCCCGGCGAGCGGGTGCGCGATCTTCTGCTCGAGCATGTCAGCGAGGTTGTCCGGGGCAGCCCACATGCCCTTGCCGATCTGGGCGCGGCCGCGGAAACCGCACTCGAGCCCGATGTCCACGTTCGATTCCTCGTAGGCCTTGATCCAGCTGGTGGAGCGCATGTCCGCCTTGCGGACCATGGGCCCGGCGAGCATCGAGGTATGGATCTCGTCGCCGGTGCGGTCGAGGAAGCCCGTGTTGATGAACACGACCCTCTCGCGGGCCTCCCAGATGCAGGCCTTGAGGTTTGCCGAGGTGCGGCGCTCCTCGTCCATGATGCCGATCTTGAGGGTGAGCGGCTCGAGGCCGAGCACCGATTCGGCTCCGGCGAGGAGGGCGCAGGCCACGGCCACCTCCTGCGGCCCGTGCATCTTGGGCTTGACGATGTACACGGATCCGG
Protein-coding sequences here:
- a CDS encoding DUF4386 domain-containing protein, producing MVSTRRTAIVIGTSFLITHVTSVVGMVLYGPILTSTDYTAHLSGPGASGGALLGTLLEVILSLAIVGTGVAFFPVIRRLGEGMALGYAALRTLEAAVIAVGVTPLIAAIALAQAPEAAGTAGLVQALAAVHNWTFIVGPGLICPANTVVLAAVLFRSRLVPRVIPVLGLVGGPLVLALNAWQVLALTPQAPGWTAPAVVPIFAWEVSLAVYLIVKGFRPTPAQSDRVVEAVPA
- a CDS encoding FAD-binding oxidoreductase; the encoded protein is MPVDFSRLQSRSRGRVVLPDSPDYDGVRQVWNASIQRHPAAILQCAGAADVREGVRFAAEQGLTLAVRAGGHNVAGLGTCDDGLVLDLRALQGVRIDPAAKRARVQAGVTWGVFDHEAQAFGLATPGGVMSTTGIAGFTLGGGFGWISRRHGTASDNLRSVDIVTASGDARTVDAESDPELFWGLRGGGGNFGVATSFEYALHDVGPEVIAGPLIYPIDQAHDVLSGWAAAIGGLRDEAMSVAVLRTAPPDPPFPEHLWGQPVLSLSLMWIGAPKDAESALAPLRSLGRPAVDAFGPKPYTAFQKAQDRYWAPGAENYWKADYLTGLDDAAVGTLVEAGKSFTSPASDIKIVGFGGVLARTPEDFSAYGNRSAAALVNINTRWNASTPIVDHVGWTRDLWDQLHRLATGVYVNFLGQEGANRVFEAYGAEKFRRLTALKATWDPENFFHVNQNIPPRP
- a CDS encoding MFS transporter, which codes for MLLVAVNALVGGTLGQERTVLPLLATHTFNLGLYTSALTYILAFGLSKAAMNYFAGTLSDRFGRKPVLVAGWIVAIPVPLMLIFGPTWGWIVAANVLLGISQGLTWSTTVVMKMDLVGPKQRGLAMGFNEAAGYLGVALTALATGYIAAEYGLRPGPFLVGAAYIALGLGLSVLRVRETHHHAKVEAAQHVSSHDAAHGNLTNGQVFALTSFKDRSLSAVSQAGLVNNLNDGLAWGLFPVLFASAGLSLGQIGILAAVYPAVWGAGQLVTGAASDKYGRKWLIAAGMVVQAVGLGMVAAGDSFGIWLAAAVLLGLGTAMVYPTLLAAIGDVAHPTWRARSVGIYRLWRDGGFAVGALLSGILADLYGLPAAIAAVGALTALSGIVVAVRMRGNDHVAA
- a CDS encoding ArsR/SmtB family transcription factor, with the translated sequence MGAGTQTGRRADKAALFEEFARVGKALANGKRLELLDLLTQGERSVEALADAAGLGLSTASAHLQALRQAGLVVTRREGTKIFYGVAGPDVLRLYALLRGVAQQRVADVEPRRVAYLRLAGPRATEEGLTREQLAERASAGEVTVLDVRPSDEYRAGHVPGAVSIPLGELETRLAELPTGADIVAYCRGAYCVMAYDAVDVLRSHGRAARRLEDGMLEWRLAGRDIEVGPAA
- a CDS encoding FAD-dependent monooxygenase produces the protein MSDFPTRHPYSLALRQRDIERILAGWVLDELGVPILRGREVTGFAQEAGGVVVRLSDGPTLEADYLVGCDGGRSLVRREAGIRFPGWDPSVSSLIAEVEVDERPEPSLRYTEEGTQAVGPIGDGSKVRVVVTERYEGNEGGTARGEPTLDDVRRALVAHWGNDFGVHSPSWISRFTDMTRQAEAYRAGRVLLAGDAAHIHYPVGGQGLGTGVQDAVNLGWKLAQVVKGVSPETLLDTYHTERHPVAARVLQNTMAQTALTRRDARMDALRGTMAELLGMDEPRRRFAGMISGLDIQYDLGPAGSSPGHPLVGRRMPDLDLATAAGPRRVFELLHAARPVLLGFGTAFGAAPRAEQVRVVAATHTLAHDGAWQLPVLGPVPAPEAVLIRPDGYVAWAGSAGSPEVGLREALGRWFGPGAAAQKPTLS
- a CDS encoding TetR/AcrR family transcriptional regulator, whose product is MADDSGHREPLNRERVLLAAVALADDAGLEAISMRKLAQALGVVPMALYKHVASKDELLNGMVDSVIGEIEPPQDGPDWLANVRRRILSARDVMLRHPWARRVLEAQSAPTPVVLAYTDSTIRMFLAGGLSADLVHHVMHTLGSRIFGFTQELHETSPAQAEELPPEVAQYMMATYPGIVAVAMSRPHDPGTVVGSGCDDRFEFEFGIDLLLAGVERLHRQGWRSADHDRDAASVI